In Juglans regia cultivar Chandler chromosome 5, Walnut 2.0, whole genome shotgun sequence, the following are encoded in one genomic region:
- the LOC109017786 gene encoding transcription initiation factor IIA large subunit: protein MSASTTSAVYIQVIEDVINKFRDEFVNDGGPGEDVLKELQGTWEAKMIQAGVVIGPIDRTGAPRPTPGGPITPVHDLNVPYEGNEEYETPTAEMLFPPTPLQTPIQTPLPGTAENSMYNIPTGPSDYPTPGSDAGGGGGSNNNETKAGRPSPFMQPPSPWMSQRPPLDVNIAYVEGREEVDRGTSHQPLTQDFFTMSSGKRKREDFASKYHAGGFLPQQDGAGDATSEVLEIEVSGGNTSLGGHGIVTTANKELLVRVARSCSKIPQLDGPIPDPYDDALSTPNIYNYQGGFNEDYNIANTPAPTDLPVGTPAVVAQNDVGDEDDDEPPLNENDDDDLDEVDNVEEQNTHHLVLAQFDKVTRTKSRWKCSLKDGVMHINNKDILFTKATGEFDF from the exons ATGTCGGCTTCGACAACGAGCGCGGTCTACATCCAGGTCATCGAGGATGTCATCAATAAGTTCCGGGATGAGTTCGTCAACGACGGTGGCCCCGGCGAGGACGTTCTCAAGGAGCTTCAAGga ACTTGGGAGGCAAAAATGATTCAAGCCGGTGTAGTAATCGGCCCTATAGACAGGACCGGTGCACCTAGACCCACACCTGGGGGCCCCATCACTCCCGTTCACGATCTTAATGTGCCCTACGAAGGAAATGAGGAGTATGAAACTCCCACTGCTGAGATGCTCTTTCCTCCA ACGCCATTACAGACTCCCATTCAAACGCCTTTACCGGGAACTGCAGAAAACTCTATGTATAACATTCCTACCGGACCTAGTGACTATCCCACTCCTGGAAGTGATGCTGGTGGTGGCGGCGGAAGCAACAATAATGAGACGAAAGCTGGAAGACCTAGCCCCTTCATG CAACCTCCGTCTCCTTGGATGAGCCAAAGGCCCCCACTTGATGTTAACATTG CTTACGTGGAAGGGCGGGAGGAGGTGGACAGAGGAACCTCTCATCAACCCCTGACACAG GATTTTTTCACGATGTCTTCTGGAAAGCGAAAACGTGAGGATTTTGCTTCGAAATATCATGCTGGTGGATTCTTACCTCAGCAAGATGGAGCTGGGGATGCTACATCTGAGGTGCTTGAGATTGAG GTAAGTGGAGGGAACACTTCTCTGGGTGGACATGGCATAGTCACCACTGCAAATAAAGAGCTCTTAGTGCGTGTCGCAAGGTCATGCTCAAAGATTCCTCAACTTGATGGTCCAATTCCTGATCCTTATGATGATGCTCTTTCTACTCCAAAT ATCTACAATTATCAAGGAGGTTTCAATGAAGACTACAACATAGCTAACACACCAGCTCCCACTG ATCTTCCAGTAGGTACTCCTGCTGTGGTTGCTCAAAATGATGTTGGAgacgaagatgatgatgaacCGCCATTGAATGAAAATGACGATGATGATTTGGATGAGGTGGACAATGTAGAAGAGCAAAACACGCATCATTTGGTTTTGGCTCAGTTTGATAAG GTGACTCGTACCAAGAGCAGGTGGAAATGCTCGCTGAAAGATGGCGTTATGCACATAAACAATAAGGACATTCTCTTTACCAAG GCAACAGGAGAATTTGACTTCTGA